CCTGGTACGCTCACTCTCAACTGTTCTTATTATTGCTACTTCCTTCTAGATCTGTATCTCATCTGCCGAAGTATTCATGCGTCTCCGCCAAATATTCCTCCAGTAGTAGCACCAAATCTTACCTTGCCACCAAACATTATCTTCGCGAATGTTATGCATTGCCATGCTTTCAGGAACCCAAAAGACCAATACAACTCTAAATAAAGACTATACCCTTGCGATCaggttcatcttcaaaagcaCTCCTAATTAAAGATCACGCGTTaattttcatttttgcTTTAATTTTAAGATACCCCGCTGATTGAAACCCGCTCCGTATCGCAATCATGTCTGCCTTGAAAGATCTTATTCCAGTTGTCAACAAGTTGCAGGACATAGtcacaacaacaaacttGACTGAGCTAGACCTTCCCCTATTGACGATTATAGGCTCCCAATCCGCAGGTAAATCATCTGTTTTGGAGAATATCGTTGGTAAAGACTTTTTACCCAGAGGAACCGGAATCGTTACCAGAAGGCCTTTGATTCTTCAGTTGATCAACATTCAGCCTGATGATCCATTAGTTTACCAAAACTCCTCCTCTTCTGGCCCAGGATACCCAGAAAGCTCTGATGTCGCTGAAGAGCCTACACTAGAGGATCACCTAAGAAAGAACGCCGATCCATCCGGTGCGGATGACCAATCACCAGTTGCAGAATGGGGCCAATTTCTCCACTTGCCAGGGAAACGTTTCTACAACTTTCAAGAGATCCGAAGAGAAATTGAGGCTGAAACAGCCAGAATAGCAGGCAAGAACAAAGGAATCAGTAGAGTCCCtatcaatttgaaaatttaTTCGCCAAATGTGTTGAATCTAACCATGGTTGATCTTCCGGGTTTGACCAAGATTCCCATAGGTGATCAGCCAACAGACATTGAAAGGCAgatcaaaaacttgattttGGAATATATTGCTAGACCAAATGCAATCATCCTTGCTGTATCCCCAGCAAATGTTGACCTGGTTAACAGTGAAGCCTTGAAGTTAGCGAGACAAGTAGATCCCCAAGGTAAGAGAACAATCGGTGTTCTCTCCAAGGTTGACCTGATGGATCATGGGACCAATGCCCTGGACATTCTTACTGGAAAGGTGTACCCACTAAAACTGGGATTCATAGGAGTAGTCAACCGATCACAACAGGACATTTCTGTCAACAAAGCACTCTTCGATAGTTTaagagctgaagaagagtttttccaatctcATGCTGCGTACAGGAATATTGCAAACAGATGCGGAACCAAGTATTTGGCCAGAGTCCTCAATCAGACTTTGATGAACCACATTAGAGAAAGATTGCCTGATATCAAGGCTAAATTAAACACCTTGATGGGTCAAACTGAACAAGAGCTTGCATCGTATGGAGATATGGGTTCAGTTTCTGAGTCGAACAAAGGTGGCCTTATTCTGCAGTTGATGACAAAGTTCGCAACTAATTTTGTAAACTCAATTGAGGGAAATTCCTCTTCTGTCAGTACAAAAGAACTATGTGGAGGTGCAAGGATATATTCCATTTACAATGATGTTTTTGGAAGTTCTTTGTTGAGTATTAATCCAACTGCTAGTTTATCAGTGAGCGATATTAGAACTGCAATTCGGAACTCTACTGGTCCCAGACCTTCCCTCTTTGTCCCAGAACTGGCATTTGACCTCTTGGTTAAACCCCAAATCAAGCTTTTAGAGGGCCCATCACACAGGTGCGTAGAACTGGTGTATGAAGAACTAATGAAGATTTGCCACAATTGTGGTTCTCCTGAACTTGGTCGTTACCCAAAGTTGCAGGCTAAACTGATTGAGGTGATATCTGACCTGCTCAGAGAAAGGCTAGGACCAACCACCCAATACGTTGAAAGTCTCATTGATATCCACAGGGCTTACATCAACACAAACCATCCTAACTTTGTTGGCGCTGCTGCCGCTATGACCAgtgttgttgaagaaagaaaaaagcaaaaggaaGAAAGTATGAGAATTAAAACACgagaagagaagaagaagtcaacTGAAACTGGTTCTGCTTCGAGTCCAGATTCGCCTAAAgaattgttgttggaaaatGGTTCTACTAACAGTTCTGTCAGTCAACTTATTGAAAAGCATCGCAAATCGAGTGACTCTGTTCATGGAGATGATTCTCGTCATGCTCAACAGCAGAATGGGGATAACAAGGAGTCTTTCTtaaactttttctttgggaaAGATTCGCAGCAGGAGAACCAGCAGCAACAGTTACATCAAAATAAACCAGCTACCAGGCCATTTCAATTCGCAGAAGACAGTGAAACGTTGCACTTTTCCAATGAGCCAGAGGCTCAAACCGCTATTCAGCGTATGGATGCTCTAAATCTCCATAAGGATACCGAAGCTCATCTATCCGAGCGAGAACAATTGGAGTGTGAGTTAATCAGACGCTTGATAGATTCATATTTTGACATTGTCAGAGAGATGATTCAAGATCAGGTCCCAAAGGCAGTTATGTGTCTTTTGGTAAACTACACTAAGGAGTGTGTTCAAAACAGGTTAGTTTCGAAGCTCTATAAAGAGTCCATGTTTGATGAGTTACTCTTCGAAGATGAGAACTTGGctcaagaaagagaaaaatgtCAGAAGTTACTAAACACTTACAAGGAAGCCAGTGAAATCATCAACGAAGTAATCTAGATTTTATAGTATTATTATCTGGACATACTGTATATatagaaagaaaaatatttaGTTGTTATTGAGAGGGTGTTTATCCCTTTGCAAAGTTCCTAGTAGCGAGCGTCTTTAGCTTTAACGGGAATTCGTAGATTTTTTTCTCTGCCCTATAAATGGATGATATAAAGTTTAAAATGTAAGTTGACGCCAGCACTGACCCTTCAATAAAGTTTAACTAACCTCAAGCCTTTTGTTGAATCCAGATCCTTCGAAATCGTCAAAGACTTTCAAGATTATCAATAGCTTACATAAGAAGAATGGACCTTTTGAAGCTGTGTTCTTGATGGGTGATGCCTTTTCATCGAGTGAAGATTTCCAGAAT
This is a stretch of genomic DNA from Komagataella phaffii GS115 chromosome 3, complete sequence. It encodes these proteins:
- a CDS encoding Dynamin-related GTPase is translated as MSALKDLIPVVNKLQDIVTTTNLTELDLPLLTIIGSQSAGKSSVLENIVGKDFLPRGTGIVTRRPLILQLINIQPDDPLVYQNSSSSGPGYPESSDVAEEPTLEDHLRKNADPSGADDQSPVAEWGQFLHLPGKRFYNFQEIRREIEAETARIAGKNKGISRVPINLKIYSPNVLNLTMVDLPGLTKIPIGDQPTDIERQIKNLILEYIARPNAIILAVSPANVDLVNSEALKLARQVDPQGKRTIGVLSKVDLMDHGTNALDILTGKVYPLKLGFIGVVNRSQQDISVNKALFDSLRAEEEFFQSHAAYRNIANRCGTKYLARVLNQTLMNHIRERLPDIKAKLNTLMGQTEQELASYGDMGSVSESNKGGLILQLMTKFATNFVNSIEGNSSSVSTKELCGGARIYSIYNDVFGSSLLSINPTASLSVSDIRTAIRNSTGPRPSLFVPELAFDLLVKPQIKLLEGPSHRCVELVYEELMKICHNCGSPELGRYPKLQAKLIEVISDLLRERLGPTTQYVESLIDIHRAYINTNHPNFVGAAAAMTSVVEERKKQKEESMRIKTREEKKKSTETGSASSPDSPKELLLENGSTNSSVSQLIEKHRKSSDSVHGDDSRHAQQQNGDNKESFLNFFFGKDSQQENQQQQLHQNKPATRPFQFAEDSETLHFSNEPEAQTAIQRMDALNLHKDTEAHLSEREQLECELIRRLIDSYFDIVREMIQDQVPKAVMCLLVNYTKECVQNRLVSKLYKESMFDELLFEDENLAQEREKCQKLLNTYKEASEIINEVI